ATAATTTCAAGCTCTGATAGGCCTAATAATTCTGCTGGGAGAACGAACCCGTCTGGTAATTTATCCAGTTGCACAGTCCTATCAGTTTAGGCGAATACTTGTAACTGACTGTATTTTAACAGATTATCGGCTTAATGCACCCACAGAAAATACGGAAGACCCAAAAAATGTGGGCAATTGAAAGCTTGGCGGAACACTTACGAAATAGACGAAAAAAATTTGGGTTGCGCTTTAATTTGATTGCAGGGATCTATAATTTTGAGTTAGCGTGAGGCGGGTTATGCAAGAAGCCTAATAAACTATATTGGATTAGAAACACCGCGGGAACATAAATAATCCCTCGCCATCTGGCAATCAACGGCTATCTGAATTTTTAACGCATCTAATGAATCAAACATCCATTCATCCCGCAATTTATGCAAGTAAGTGACTTCTAAACGTTTTCCGTATAAATCACCTTCAAAATCAAAGAGATGCACCTCTAAAAGAAAAGCTAAATCACCGCCAATTGCGGGTCGATTACCGACACTGGCCACGCCGTAGCGTTGCAACCCCTCACCTTCAATACTCACCCTGACAACATAAACACCATGCACCGGCGATGATCGGCGACGCATGGGAATATTGACTGTTGGGCAACCTAACTCACGCCCTAATTGTGATCCATAAATCACGCGACCGATGTTGTTGTACGGACGGCCTAACAATTCTTCAACTAAAGCAAAATCACCGGCAACTAAGGCGCTTCTCACGCGCGTACTGCTAATCACCTGATCTTGACAATATTCAGTATGTGTCGTGACCGAATAATCAAATTTTTCGCCGTAATATTGTAATAACGCTACGTCACCTTGGCGTTTATGCCCGAAATGAAAATCATCGCCAACAAAAATTTGTTTGACCTTTAATTTTTTTACTAAAATTTGTTCGATAAATTCTATGGCTGATAGCTGAGCAAGTGCTTGATTAAACCGAACAATATAGAGCTCATCTAAATCAAAATTCTGTAAAGCAGTCCATTTTTCAGAAAATCGCATTAAACGCGCAGGACAACGTAAAGGAAAAAATACTTCTGCAGGCATCGGATCAAAAGTCAGCATAACGCTACGTAAATGATGCGCTTTTGCATAAGAAACAGTCTGCCCAATCAAATATTGATGCCCACGATGGATGCCATCAAAATTACCCAACGTAACAACGCTGGGCAATTCGCCCTGGCAACGACTCTGTAAAGATCTACACAATAGCAACGCTACAATCCTCTACTAAAAATCTAGTTCGCTAACGTTGCACGCAACATCCATAGTGTTTTCTGATGCGCATTTAATCTAGCGATCATTATATCTTCAGTGACATCATCATTATTTTGCGCCGCTGTGGTTTTTGCTTGTAACAAAGCTGCGACCACATGCTCATGTCCAACCACAAGATCTTCAAGCATTGCTCTAGCACTCGCTTCTTCATTGCCATCTTTGATCGTTGTTAGCGCTGAAAACTTGGAAAATGACGCCGGTGTTTTTGCACCTAATGCGCGAATGCGCTCTGCAATTTCATCCACCGCTTCTGCTAATTCGTCGTACTGCTCTTCAAACATTACATGCAAAGTTTTAAAATGCATTCCTGTCACATTCCAATGATAATTTTGAGTTTTCAAAGATAACGCGTACGTATCGGCTAAAACTTGTTTAAGTGCGCTAGTAGTTGCCATAGTATTTTTCCTCTTATGTGGTGAATAAAAATATACTCTAAAGTTTATGCCAGCGATAGCCTGAAAAAAACAATCCTGCCGCATAAGCTACCATTACTGCCGACATATCGATGGCCAAACAGCCAGCACGCCATAAAGTGGTGTGCTTGATCCAAGCAGACAAATCAGGGGTTAAAAAATACCAAACGACCGCCATTGCCACTAAGCCTATGGCCATTTGCATTAAAAATTTCGCCCAACCAGGCTGCAGATAAAATCCTTGTTTCTTTCGCAGCATAACAAATAATAATATCGCATTCAGGGTGGATGATAATGATGTCGCTAACGCTAAACCAGCGTGCTCCAGCGACCAGACTAAACAGAGACTAAATAAAGTATTCGCCACCATGGAAATAATACCGATTTTCACTGGCAATTTTATATTTTGTTTGGCATAAAAACCTGAGGCTAAGATTTTAGTCGCCATCGCCCCAGTTAAACCAAAAGAGAACGCAATCATGCTGCGCAGAGTCATTGACACATCGTTTGCATCAAACTCACCGTGTAGAAACAATGTGGTTACGATAGGACCTGAGTATAAAATTAACCCTAATGTCGATGGTAACGCAATCAGCAAAATGGAGCGCAAACCCCAATCTAATGTGCGTTCGTACTGATCATGTTCATGACCAGCATGGCTTCTCGATAGCCTGGGCAAAATCACTGTAGCGATGGCCACGGCAAATACCCCCAGCGGCAGTTGAACCACGCGATCGGAGTAATACAGCCATGATAAACTGCCCACCGCAAGAAACGAAGCAAACCATTGATCAATCATGATATTAATTTGACCAACAGAAACCCCAAAAAGCGCCGGCGCCATCAGCTTCATTACTTTACGCACACCAGGATCTTTTAACGACGGCCTAGGTATAGGCAGCCTTCTAATTCTCAATAAAAATGGGATTTGAAAAAAAAGCTGGATTACACCACCAATAAAAACCCCAATGGCCAAACCAACGACTGGCTGATCTAAGTGTGGACAAATCCATAGGGCCGCACCTACTACCGCAAAATTCAATAACACAGGGGTAAAAGCTGGAATACCAAATTTATCGTAACTATTTAATACCGCAGCCCCTAACCCCGCTAGGGACACAAATAAAATATAGGGAAAAGTAATCCGCAACATCGTCGTGGTTAATTCATAACGCAGATCATCATGTCCGAATCCTGGCGCAAAAAGCATCACTACAAACGGCGCCGCCACGACGCCTATCACCGTCACTATTAGTAAAGTTAAGGCAAGTACACCGGAGATATGATTTAAAAACCCTTGAACCTCATCTTCACCTTTAAGTTTACGATACTCAGAAAGAACGGGCACAAACGCCTGTGAAAATGCGCCATCTGAAAATAACCGCCGTAAAAAATTGGGAATTTTATTGGCCATAACAAAAGCGTCAGCATCTAAAGTGGCGCCAAATAAGTTGGCCACTAACATATCTCGTGCAAAACCAATCATGCGTGAGCAAAACGTACACGCCGAAACCAACAATGTGGAGCGCGATAAGCTTTTCTTTTTGGGTGTATGAGTATGCATAAGGGTATGGTCAATCAGTGGAATTGACAGTACGCTAGCATTAGCTCGACAGGAGAGCAAGTCTCACGTTGAGATTGTTCACATATTTACCAATTGTTATTCAAGCTGCAGATTACTGGGAAGCAGAATGAAGTCTGAATGAGTATAGACCCACGCCAAATATCCGTTATAATCGCGGTTTACCACTTGCCAGGATGAGCCATGGACTTAAGCGTCGTTATCCCGATTTACAATGAAGAGCAGAACATTGTCCCATTATACGAGCGTTTAAATAACGTTTTGTCCAAATTTTCACAAAGCTATGAAATTATTTTTGTCAATGATGGTAGCCGTGATAGCTCGGCTCAAATTCTGGATGATATTTATTCCAAAGACTCGTCACACGTACGAGTCATTCACTTTAACGGAAATTTCGGTCAGCATATGGCCATTATGTCCGGATTTGAACAAAGCATAGGGCAAACCGTGGTAACCCTCGATGCTGACCTCCAAAATCCTCCAGAAGAAATTCCGAAATTGCTGGCCGAGATTGCCAAGGGATATGACATCGTCGAAGGCGTCCGCCAAGTACGTAAAGACAATGCTTTCCGTCGCTATGCCTCTAGACTCAACAACTGGATTCGACAAAAAACTACAGGAATTCAACTGCGCGATCAAGGCTCGATGTTGCGCGCCTACGATCGACGCGTGATTGAACTGATGTTAATGAGCAAAGAGCGCTCAACTTTTATCCCTGCACTTGCTTATAGTTATGCCTCTAACCCAGGCTTTGTTAATGTAGAACACGCAGAACGTAATTCTGGTAAATCAAAATATAGCATCGCACGTCTGCTACGCTTACACTTCGATTTAATGGCAGGATTTTCTTCTGCGCCATTACAATTCGTTACCTTTACCGGCATGGGCGTCGCTGCATTAAGTTTTTTATTTTTTATTTACATGATCTTTCGCCGCATCATTATTGGGCCCGAAGCAGAGGGCTTGTTTACTCTATTTGCAATTCAATTTTTCTTGCTAGGGCTATTATTATTCAGCGTTGGCATTGTCGGTGAATATATTGGACGCATTTATTTGGAAGTCAGAAGACGTCCACGCTATGTGATTAGAAAAACCTTGAGCAAAGAAGAAAAAACTACATCTCATGAATAAATTAATTGGCTTAAAAATTGATGTGGATACTGAACGTGGCACGCGTATTGGTGTAAAAAATCTATTGCAGCTTTTTGCGCGTCATAATATTTATGCCACTTTTCTATTTTCATTAGGGCCAGATAATACTGGCCGCGCATTGAAGCGTATTTTTCGCCCTGGTTTTTTAAAAAAAGTCAGTCGTACTAGCGTCGTCAGCACTTACGGCATTAAAACCTTATTAAACGGTGTGTTATGGCCCGGACCACACATTGCAAAAAAACATCCTGATCTTTTACAACAAGTCCAAAAAGCAGGTCATGAAGTCGGCATACATTGTTATGATCATTGTCGTTGGCAAGATTATTTATTTACTTGGTCAGAAGCAGAAACTAAAACCGAGTTTAATCGTGCGGTTGATTGCTTTAAAACCGTGTTTCATCAGGCACCACAATCCGCTGGAACTCCTGGCTGGCAAGCGAACGCAGCAAGCTTGCAAGCCTACGATGACGCTCATTTATTATATGGCAGCGACTGTCGGGGCCCCTATCCTTTTTATCCAAAAATAAATGGCCATACGTTTAAGACCTTACAAATTCCGTCTAATTTACCAACACTAGACGAACTTTTAGGGCGGCCAGAATATCCACTGAATAAAATCACAGAAACATTATTAGAACGATGTGAATTAAGTGCTGGCGCAGAAATCTTCACCTTACATGCTGAATTAGAAGGCATGCGTTACTTAGAATGGTTTGAGCAATTTATTACGCAAGCACAAGGTCGCGGATTTCAATTTGTCCCAGTAGAGGCGCTAGCAAAAAAAGCCTTGGAAGATAAATCGAAGATCCCAGTGTGTGAAATGGTTCAAGGTGAAGTTGAAGGACGTTCCGGGACTTTAGCCATACAACAATGCTCAGTTTAATAAAAGGAGCTTTATGTCATTAATTAACCCTGTAGATTGGGATTCGCAGCTTTTTGGTTTTCCGATTGCAGCACTTAACGCTACAAAATTAACGGCAGACATTATGCCGTTAATCGCAACTGAAATTGCTCAACAAAAAATTCACATGCTGCAATATTTATGCCCCTGTGATGATATTGAAAGTATTTACCAGGCAGAAACAGAAAAATTTCATTTTGTTGATATTCGAGTAACTTATCAAAAAAAAATAACTCTATCAGACATTGCGCCTGAAAAAAAAGACGATATTCATTTTGGCCTGGCCAACGAATCGCATATTCCCGAGTTAATGACTATCAGTGAAAGTCTTTATCAAGACACGCGTTACTATGCTGATCAACATTTCCCGCGTGATAAAGTGCATATATTACATCAAACATGGCTTGCCAATGCAGTGTATGGCAAGTTTGATCATATTTGTTATTGTTTATTCATCGACAATAGCC
This sequence is a window from Gammaproteobacteria bacterium. Protein-coding genes within it:
- the ribF gene encoding bifunctional riboflavin kinase/FAD synthetase: MLLCRSLQSRCQGELPSVVTLGNFDGIHRGHQYLIGQTVSYAKAHHLRSVMLTFDPMPAEVFFPLRCPARLMRFSEKWTALQNFDLDELYIVRFNQALAQLSAIEFIEQILVKKLKVKQIFVGDDFHFGHKRQGDVALLQYYGEKFDYSVTTHTEYCQDQVISSTRVRSALVAGDFALVEELLGRPYNNIGRVIYGSQLGRELGCPTVNIPMRRRSSPVHGVYVVRVSIEGEGLQRYGVASVGNRPAIGGDLAFLLEVHLFDFEGDLYGKRLEVTYLHKLRDEWMFDSLDALKIQIAVDCQMARDYLCSRGVSNPI
- a CDS encoding DNA starvation/stationary phase protection protein; translation: MATTSALKQVLADTYALSLKTQNYHWNVTGMHFKTLHVMFEEQYDELAEAVDEIAERIRALGAKTPASFSKFSALTTIKDGNEEASARAMLEDLVVGHEHVVAALLQAKTTAAQNNDDVTEDIMIARLNAHQKTLWMLRATLAN
- the murJ gene encoding murein biosynthesis integral membrane protein MurJ, whose protein sequence is MHTHTPKKKSLSRSTLLVSACTFCSRMIGFARDMLVANLFGATLDADAFVMANKIPNFLRRLFSDGAFSQAFVPVLSEYRKLKGEDEVQGFLNHISGVLALTLLIVTVIGVVAAPFVVMLFAPGFGHDDLRYELTTTMLRITFPYILFVSLAGLGAAVLNSYDKFGIPAFTPVLLNFAVVGAALWICPHLDQPVVGLAIGVFIGGVIQLFFQIPFLLRIRRLPIPRPSLKDPGVRKVMKLMAPALFGVSVGQINIMIDQWFASFLAVGSLSWLYYSDRVVQLPLGVFAVAIATVILPRLSRSHAGHEHDQYERTLDWGLRSILLIALPSTLGLILYSGPIVTTLFLHGEFDANDVSMTLRSMIAFSFGLTGAMATKILASGFYAKQNIKLPVKIGIISMVANTLFSLCLVWSLEHAGLALATSLSSTLNAILLFVMLRKKQGFYLQPGWAKFLMQMAIGLVAMAVVWYFLTPDLSAWIKHTTLWRAGCLAIDMSAVMVAYAAGLFFSGYRWHKL
- a CDS encoding glycosyltransferase encodes the protein MDLSVVIPIYNEEQNIVPLYERLNNVLSKFSQSYEIIFVNDGSRDSSAQILDDIYSKDSSHVRVIHFNGNFGQHMAIMSGFEQSIGQTVVTLDADLQNPPEEIPKLLAEIAKGYDIVEGVRQVRKDNAFRRYASRLNNWIRQKTTGIQLRDQGSMLRAYDRRVIELMLMSKERSTFIPALAYSYASNPGFVNVEHAERNSGKSKYSIARLLRLHFDLMAGFSSAPLQFVTFTGMGVAALSFLFFIYMIFRRIIIGPEAEGLFTLFAIQFFLLGLLLFSVGIVGEYIGRIYLEVRRRPRYVIRKTLSKEEKTTSHE
- a CDS encoding 4-deoxy-4-formamido-L-arabinose-phosphoundecaprenol deformylase; this translates as MNKLIGLKIDVDTERGTRIGVKNLLQLFARHNIYATFLFSLGPDNTGRALKRIFRPGFLKKVSRTSVVSTYGIKTLLNGVLWPGPHIAKKHPDLLQQVQKAGHEVGIHCYDHCRWQDYLFTWSEAETKTEFNRAVDCFKTVFHQAPQSAGTPGWQANAASLQAYDDAHLLYGSDCRGPYPFYPKINGHTFKTLQIPSNLPTLDELLGRPEYPLNKITETLLERCELSAGAEIFTLHAELEGMRYLEWFEQFITQAQGRGFQFVPVEALAKKALEDKSKIPVCEMVQGEVEGRSGTLAIQQCSV
- a CDS encoding GNAT family N-acetyltransferase: MSLINPVDWDSQLFGFPIAALNATKLTADIMPLIATEIAQQKIHMLQYLCPCDDIESIYQAETEKFHFVDIRVTYQKKITLSDIAPEKKDDIHFGLANESHIPELMTISESLYQDTRYYADQHFPRDKVHILHQTWLANAVYGKFDHICYCLFIDNSPVGFCSVRYNNQRTATLGLFGIAKEHQRKSLGNYLLQLACADLFSKGYQEILVVTQGKNYGAQRTYQSNGFKSLKVEMWYHKWFSHAS